One Lachnospiraceae bacterium C1.1 genomic region harbors:
- a CDS encoding glycosyltransferase family 2 protein, whose product MFSENDSPLISVLIPVYNAEKYIGRCIESVQKQEYSNIELILIDDGSTDQSGKICDRYAENDSRIKVFHEKNHGVAVSRNKALDNASGDYLIFVDADDHINSKMITELYRNMTEYNADMSICSYKESSSCEFTAKDIETSVDTISGADKFTGLFGDEKLSFIVPWGRLYKKELFEGLRYPDGKIHEDEYIAHYLLDRAKKITYNKAKLYCYFKEDEGNSSITQSLFSMKRLDCIGALEDRLEFFKKYANESLLEKTYDDFLKRFQYYYYGVKYQFKDKADFAEKLFLRYKELYSEGKKYLSSVSRVRYALFIYMPTINYHLKNMMKSKSIRT is encoded by the coding sequence ATGTTTTCAGAAAATGATAGTCCGCTGATTTCAGTACTGATCCCGGTATATAATGCAGAAAAATATATAGGAAGATGTATAGAGTCTGTGCAGAAACAGGAATATTCAAATATAGAACTGATCCTTATAGATGACGGCTCGACTGATCAAAGTGGGAAAATATGTGATAGATATGCTGAGAATGATAGCCGTATAAAAGTATTTCATGAAAAAAATCACGGTGTAGCTGTGAGTCGTAATAAAGCTTTGGATAATGCTTCTGGTGACTACCTGATCTTTGTGGATGCAGATGATCATATAAACTCAAAGATGATAACTGAGTTATATAGAAATATGACAGAATATAATGCGGATATGTCAATTTGCAGTTATAAAGAGAGCAGCAGTTGTGAGTTCACAGCGAAGGATATAGAGACATCAGTTGATACGATCAGTGGAGCTGACAAATTTACAGGCCTTTTTGGGGATGAAAAACTGAGTTTTATTGTTCCATGGGGGCGGCTATATAAAAAAGAACTCTTTGAAGGATTAAGATATCCTGATGGTAAGATCCATGAAGATGAATATATAGCACATTATCTGCTGGACAGGGCAAAAAAAATCACATACAACAAGGCAAAGCTCTACTGCTATTTCAAGGAAGATGAAGGTAATTCAAGCATAACACAGTCTTTATTTTCTATGAAAAGGCTGGATTGCATAGGCGCACTGGAAGACAGGCTGGAATTTTTTAAGAAATATGCTAATGAGTCGTTACTTGAGAAAACATATGATGATTTCTTAAAGAGATTTCAATATTATTATTACGGTGTGAAGTACCAGTTTAAGGATAAGGCAGATTTTGCAGAGAAGCTTTTCTTAAGATATAAGGAATTATATAGCGAAGGGAAAAAATATCTTTCATCAGTCAGCAGAGTCAGATATGCATTATTTATATATATGCCAACTATAAATTACCATTTGAAAAATATGATGAAGAGTAAGTCGATAAGAACTTAA
- a CDS encoding glycosyltransferase family 10 — MKKIKINFKGFWDGFDPESNYFVNIIKKHFDIEFSDDPDYLFCSVFSDEYINYDKAVRIFFTGECQTPDFNLFDYAIAFDYIEMADRYFRYPLYMIYGDVPEIASKRNGMITDPKIRDKFCSFVYSNSKADPLRTEFFERLSEYKQVDSGGRYMNNVGGPVENKREFESHYKFSIAFENSSYSGYTSEKILEAFAAGTVPIYWGDPDITRVYNENAFININRYASIEEAIEAIKKLDKNDEEYLNMLSQPIFRKEYILDDIRDGFEKFLVNIFEQDKEKAYRRNRTFWGGNYELFYKRYCNINMKLRKMKDVFRK, encoded by the coding sequence GTGAAGAAGATAAAAATCAATTTTAAGGGCTTTTGGGATGGATTTGATCCGGAAAGCAATTATTTTGTAAATATAATAAAAAAACATTTTGATATAGAATTTTCAGATGATCCGGATTACTTGTTCTGCTCGGTATTTTCGGATGAATATATAAATTATGATAAAGCTGTCAGGATATTTTTTACCGGAGAATGTCAGACACCTGATTTTAATCTTTTTGATTATGCAATAGCTTTTGATTATATCGAAATGGCTGATCGTTATTTCAGATACCCTTTATACATGATTTATGGAGATGTTCCTGAAATAGCTTCAAAGCGAAACGGAATGATCACAGATCCTAAGATCAGGGATAAATTCTGTAGCTTTGTTTATTCCAATTCAAAGGCAGATCCGTTAAGAACTGAATTTTTTGAAAGACTTTCAGAATACAAGCAGGTTGACTCTGGCGGAAGATATATGAATAATGTTGGTGGTCCTGTGGAGAATAAAAGGGAATTTGAATCACATTATAAGTTTTCAATTGCTTTTGAAAACTCTTCATATTCAGGATATACCTCCGAGAAAATCCTGGAGGCTTTTGCTGCGGGAACAGTTCCGATCTACTGGGGAGATCCTGATATAACCAGAGTTTATAATGAGAATGCATTTATAAATATAAATAGATATGCTTCCATAGAAGAAGCGATAGAAGCAATCAAAAAGCTTGATAAGAATGATGAAGAATACTTAAATATGCTGTCTCAGCCAATATTCAGGAAAGAATATATCTTGGATGATATCCGTGATGGGTTTGAGAAATTTCTGGTCAATATTTTTGAGCAGGATAAAGAAAAAGCTTATCGAAGGAATCGAACATTCTGGGGTGGAAATTACGAGCTTTTTTACAAAAGATATTGCAATATAAATATGAAACTGAGGAAGATGAAGGATGTTTTCAGAAAATGA